A single region of the Rhodoligotrophos defluvii genome encodes:
- a CDS encoding xanthine dehydrogenase family protein molybdopterin-binding subunit — MRPAGGVAKAAPQSAPARQSWVGRPIERREDEALLSGRARFIDDLEPVAGLRYAAVLRSPHAHARILSIDTSEAAAMPGVVGIVTGAEVASLIKPVASVIRSPIAFYPCAVDKVRYVGEPVAVVIARDRYLAEDAIERIRVEYDPLPVTVDPAQAVVETAPVLHEQLGSNIALVRNHVYGDPEHAFAVADHVFALDYRFPRYIATPMETFGVIAHYEQSPEQYTVWSNFQGPFVIQPLMAASLGVAGNRLRLITPPASGGSFGVKQAVFPYIVLLAAASRITGVPVKWIEDRAEHLTAATGVSDRAGRIRAAFTAQGKLTGLHFENVANMGAYVRPPEPASLYRMHSASNGAYLVENIRVDNRIVVTNTPPVGLNRGYGGPQFYFALERIMDVAARGLGIDPGELRRRNFVPKDAFPYHAVGGSVFDAGNYEAALEELLRISGYDELLQRREQARREGRLYGIGFATGVEPSGSNMAYVTLAQTPEQRAKAAPKSGAPASATVTMDPTGRATLRLDSTPNGQGHATVAAQIVADRLGIHPDAVDVVTEIDTLTSAWSISSGNYSNRFSSIVSDAIADCADAVAWKLRRIAGEMLDASPDDIELADGAARVVGVPDLKIPVHQIAANTHWNTQGMPEGVSPGLSETAYISPHAMGSVDEADRVASAVTYGFVADVVAVEIDRETGELAIDRYASVHDVGTQLNPLIVEGQIRGGFLHGLGAALMEELRYDEEGQFLSGTFADYTCPTAMEVPEVLIGHTETRSPANRLGAKGMGDGSSMLTPAALANAVADALGRDDIEIPLTMSRLWRLANPDAQNEEAAAADGGARPGELTGAGTAIVPMPPDEVWRRLTDAETLAAIVPGCRKLVKEGENRFRAEVELKVAAMRGLFSATIDLRDPAPPRSVNLVGTVAGELGFGRGEGVVTLEPLDRGTRLSYRYRARIGGKVATVGQRMLGKVTEVLIARFFKALAAGAQRERQGFGARLGAWFTSRKGRRV, encoded by the coding sequence ATGAGGCCCGCCGGTGGCGTGGCCAAGGCAGCACCGCAATCCGCGCCCGCTCGGCAGAGCTGGGTGGGCCGGCCGATAGAGCGCCGCGAGGACGAGGCGCTTCTGTCGGGTCGCGCGCGGTTCATCGACGACCTCGAGCCGGTAGCCGGCCTGCGCTATGCGGCTGTTCTGCGCTCGCCACATGCCCACGCCCGCATCCTGTCCATCGACACCTCCGAAGCAGCGGCCATGCCGGGTGTGGTCGGCATCGTCACCGGGGCGGAGGTGGCGAGCCTCATCAAGCCGGTTGCGAGCGTCATCCGCTCGCCTATTGCCTTCTATCCCTGCGCAGTGGACAAGGTGCGCTATGTGGGCGAGCCGGTGGCGGTGGTCATCGCTCGTGACCGCTATCTCGCCGAGGACGCGATCGAGCGGATCCGCGTGGAGTACGATCCGCTGCCCGTGACAGTCGATCCGGCGCAGGCGGTCGTGGAAACGGCGCCGGTTCTCCACGAGCAGCTCGGCTCCAACATCGCCTTGGTGCGCAACCACGTCTATGGCGATCCTGAACACGCCTTTGCCGTCGCGGACCATGTCTTCGCCCTGGATTATCGCTTTCCCCGCTATATCGCGACACCGATGGAAACCTTCGGGGTCATCGCCCATTACGAGCAGTCGCCCGAACAGTACACGGTCTGGTCCAATTTCCAGGGGCCGTTTGTCATCCAGCCTCTGATGGCAGCCTCCCTCGGGGTTGCCGGCAACCGGCTGCGGCTGATCACGCCGCCGGCCAGCGGCGGCAGCTTCGGCGTGAAGCAGGCGGTCTTCCCCTACATCGTGCTGCTTGCCGCGGCGAGCCGCATCACCGGCGTGCCGGTAAAATGGATCGAGGATCGTGCCGAGCACCTCACGGCCGCCACGGGCGTGAGCGATCGCGCCGGACGGATCCGCGCGGCCTTCACGGCACAGGGAAAACTTACTGGTCTGCATTTCGAGAACGTCGCCAATATGGGCGCCTATGTGCGGCCGCCCGAGCCTGCTTCGCTCTATCGGATGCACAGCGCCTCCAACGGCGCCTATCTCGTCGAGAACATCCGCGTCGACAACAGGATCGTCGTGACCAACACGCCGCCGGTGGGGCTCAACCGGGGCTATGGGGGGCCGCAGTTCTATTTCGCGCTCGAGCGGATCATGGACGTCGCCGCCCGTGGGCTTGGGATCGACCCGGGTGAACTCAGGCGGCGCAACTTCGTCCCGAAAGATGCCTTCCCCTATCACGCGGTCGGCGGCTCGGTGTTCGATGCCGGCAATTACGAGGCTGCGCTCGAAGAGCTGCTGCGCATCTCGGGCTATGACGAGCTTCTGCAGCGGCGCGAACAGGCACGGCGCGAAGGGCGGCTATACGGCATCGGCTTTGCCACGGGCGTTGAGCCCTCCGGCTCCAACATGGCCTATGTGACCTTGGCGCAGACCCCGGAACAACGCGCCAAGGCCGCGCCGAAATCCGGAGCGCCGGCCAGCGCCACTGTCACGATGGATCCGACGGGGCGTGCAACCCTGAGGCTCGATTCGACCCCGAACGGGCAGGGCCACGCCACGGTCGCTGCGCAGATCGTCGCCGACCGGCTCGGCATCCATCCCGACGCAGTCGATGTGGTGACGGAAATCGACACCCTGACCAGCGCCTGGTCGATCTCCTCGGGCAACTACTCCAACCGGTTCTCGTCGATCGTCAGCGATGCCATCGCCGATTGCGCGGATGCAGTGGCGTGGAAGCTGCGCCGCATTGCCGGCGAAATGCTGGATGCAAGCCCCGATGACATCGAGCTGGCCGATGGCGCCGCACGCGTGGTCGGCGTGCCGGATCTCAAGATCCCCGTTCATCAGATCGCGGCGAACACCCACTGGAACACGCAAGGCATGCCGGAAGGCGTCTCACCCGGTCTTTCCGAGACAGCCTATATCTCGCCGCATGCCATGGGCTCCGTCGATGAGGCCGATCGCGTCGCCTCTGCGGTCACCTATGGCTTCGTCGCGGACGTGGTCGCGGTGGAGATCGATCGCGAGACCGGCGAGCTCGCCATAGACCGCTACGCCTCAGTGCATGATGTGGGCACCCAGCTCAATCCGCTCATCGTGGAAGGGCAGATCCGCGGCGGTTTCCTGCACGGGCTCGGTGCCGCCTTGATGGAGGAGCTGCGCTACGACGAGGAAGGCCAGTTCCTGTCCGGCACCTTCGCGGACTATACCTGCCCGACAGCCATGGAAGTGCCCGAGGTGCTGATCGGGCACACGGAAACCCGCTCTCCCGCGAACCGGCTCGGCGCCAAAGGCATGGGCGATGGCAGCTCCATGCTGACGCCTGCTGCCCTTGCCAATGCGGTGGCGGATGCCTTGGGACGGGACGACATCGAAATTCCGCTCACCATGAGCCGGCTGTGGCGCCTTGCCAATCCCGATGCCCAGAATGAAGAAGCCGCGGCGGCCGATGGGGGGGCGCGCCCGGGCGAACTCACGGGAGCCGGAACCGCCATCGTGCCGATGCCGCCCGACGAGGTCTGGCGTCGGCTGACCGACGCCGAGACGCTCGCCGCAATCGTTCCCGGCTGCCGCAAGCTTGTCAAAGAGGGCGAAAACCGCTTCCGGGCAGAAGTGGAGCTGAAGGTCGCTGCGATGCGCGGTCTGTTCAGCGCCACCATCGATCTGCGCGATCCCGCACCACCGAGAAGCGTCAATCTTGTCGGCACGGTCGCCGGCGAGCTGGGCTTTGGCCGCGGTGAGGGGGTCGTGACTCTCGAGCCCTTAGATCGCGGTACGCGCCTCTCCTATCGTTACCGCGCGCGTATCGGCGGCAAGGTCGCAACGGTCGGCCAGCGCATGTTGGGCAAGGTCACCGAGGTGCTGATCGCCCGCTTCTTCAAAGCTCTGGCCGCGGGAGCGCAACGGGAGCGGCAGGGCTTTGGCGCCCGCCTCGGCGCCTGGTTCACGAGCAGAAAGGGGAGGCGCGTATGA
- a CDS encoding FAD binding domain-containing protein: protein MKPVPFDYVRPETAEEAVALLAEFGGDAVLLAGGMSLGPMLNLRLVRPAVLIDIGRIGELSTVTAADGTMLTGAVLRQSQALANGELMRALPLLGLALPWVGHVQTRNRGTLGGSVAHADPSAEIPLVLATLGGHVHLRSRRGRRRIPARDFFLGMLTTARSPEEMVLALEWPQQSAGEIFAFREVAQRHGDFAVAAVACRALLDHGSLREITVGIGGVEDRPVVFLPADYAGASAGAALAENIAAEVAARLDPLSDHVASAGQRRALARTLVRRALVDAFTAPERMAA from the coding sequence ATGAAGCCCGTGCCCTTCGACTATGTCCGCCCGGAGACTGCTGAGGAAGCCGTGGCACTCCTCGCCGAATTTGGCGGCGACGCAGTTCTCCTTGCGGGGGGCATGTCGCTGGGGCCCATGCTCAACCTGCGCCTGGTCAGGCCCGCTGTGCTGATCGACATCGGCCGTATCGGCGAGCTCTCGACGGTAACCGCCGCAGACGGAACGATGCTGACCGGCGCGGTGCTGCGGCAAAGCCAGGCGCTTGCCAATGGCGAGCTGATGAGGGCGCTCCCCCTGCTTGGCCTGGCGCTGCCCTGGGTGGGCCATGTCCAGACGCGCAATCGTGGCACGCTCGGCGGTTCGGTCGCGCATGCGGACCCGAGCGCGGAGATTCCCCTGGTGCTTGCGACCTTGGGCGGGCACGTGCATCTGCGCTCGCGGCGCGGCCGGCGCCGCATCCCGGCGCGCGACTTCTTCTTGGGCATGCTCACCACCGCCCGTTCTCCCGAAGAGATGGTGCTGGCCCTGGAATGGCCGCAGCAAAGCGCAGGCGAGATTTTCGCATTCCGAGAAGTGGCCCAGCGCCATGGCGATTTCGCTGTTGCAGCGGTGGCCTGCCGTGCGCTGCTTGATCATGGCAGCCTGCGAGAGATCACGGTCGGGATTGGCGGCGTTGAAGACCGGCCCGTGGTCTTCTTGCCCGCCGACTATGCCGGAGCCTCCGCGGGTGCTGCTCTTGCGGAAAACATCGCAGCCGAGGTCGCCGCGCGGCTCGATCCGCTGAGCGACCATGTGGCCAGTGCAGGCCAGCGGCGGGCTCTTGCCCGCACCTTGGTCCGGCGTGCTCTGGTCGATGCATTCACCGCACCCGAAAGGATGGCCGCATGA
- a CDS encoding (2Fe-2S)-binding protein — MTAALRKGDQRHRIELTVNGRRRMGEATPRTLLSDFLRHELGCFGVHVGCEHGVCGACTIIRDGYAQRSCTQYAIQAEGAEIRTVESLSDGADLNPLQAAFRRHHALQCGFCTPGILMSATEFLERNPAPTEREVRDMLSGHICRCTDYHGMVQAILEAAGKRTEEKGS; from the coding sequence ATGACCGCTGCGTTGAGGAAAGGCGACCAGCGCCACCGCATCGAGCTCACCGTGAACGGCCGCAGGCGGATGGGCGAAGCGACCCCACGCACACTGCTCAGCGATTTCCTCCGCCACGAGCTCGGCTGCTTCGGCGTCCACGTGGGCTGCGAGCATGGCGTCTGCGGCGCCTGCACCATCATTCGCGACGGCTATGCCCAGCGCAGCTGTACCCAATACGCCATCCAAGCGGAGGGCGCCGAGATCCGCACCGTCGAATCCCTGAGCGACGGTGCCGATCTCAACCCGCTGCAAGCCGCGTTCCGCCGCCATCATGCCCTTCAATGTGGCTTTTGCACCCCGGGCATTCTCATGTCGGCCACCGAGTTTCTCGAACGCAACCCGGCTCCGACCGAGCGCGAGGTGCGCGACATGCTGTCGGGTCATATCTGTCGCTGCACGGACTACCACGGGATGGTGCAGGCTATCCTCGAAGCCGCCGGCAAAAGGACGGAGGAGAAGGGGTCATGA